The Nonlabens sp. Hel1_33_55 genome contains the following window.
AGACTTTCTTCTCGCGATAAATCCATTTTTTTACGCAAACGATATCGCTTTATTTCAACGCTTCTAGGAGATATATTTAATAACGGAGCGATTTCTTTTGAAGTTAAATTCAGTCTTAAATACACACACAATCTCAAGTCACCAGAAGTAAGGTTTGGATGTTTATCTTTAATCTTTTTGAAGAAATTCTTGTCAGCGTTATTAAAGGCTTCCTCGAACGCAATCCAATCTTGTTTGCTGTTCAAATTCTTGTCCAGCATTTTTTTCAATGACTTTGACTCGTTGGTAGTAGGCAGCGCTTCTAGCTCTCCTCGCAATTGATTGAGGCTCTCATTTTTCCTAATCATTGCCATTGTTTTGATCGCTAAATCACGATTTCTCGATTCAATGTCAGAATTGAGCTGTTTGTTTTTTAATTCGGCTATATCTTTTTGACTTTGTAATAGATCAAGCTCCATTTGTTGCCGTTGCTTCTCTAGCTCATAATCTCTTTTTCTATTGTAATACCATCTGAAAATCCGGCTTAATAAGAAAACCAAACCAATAATCAGGAATACATAAATTACAATAGCAACTTTAGATAAATAAAAAGGTGGGTTTATAGTGAATTGAAAACTAGATTCATCTTCTGCTTCAATGCCATTAATAACCGCTCTTATTCTAAAATTGTAATCACCATAACCTAAGTTTTCAAATAAAACAGAACCCTTCTCAAAAGGTTGGGACCAATTATCATCGTTGTTACCCTCAAGGATATATTGATATTTTAAATCACTGAATACATCATAGTCAGTAGTGTAAAAGAAAAATTCAATGGTACTTGTTGAGGGTTGTAGGCTATTAGGCTCTTGAAGTTGGAGTAACCTGTCCTCTCTTTTTCTGCTTTTTACCAATACCTTGCTAATTCTAATCTCATTGTTATTTTCTATCAAGTCTTTCCCTTCTAATATCAGGTAGCCTTGAGAAGTTGATATCAAATAATTTTGATTGGGTAACTGGATAAGGCTTTCATAACCTTTTGTTTCTGACCTATTGTAGTGAGGTATAAAAATGTTACTTGATTCATAAGAATCATTAATTGGTTCCTTGCTGAATTGCGTTAAAGACTTGTCAGAAAACATCCAGAATGAATCTTCTTTAGTTTTAATCATCTTGCCAGATGTATATCCATTACTATCAATCTGGGAGGACATAAATTCATTACGTATGAATTTATCAGTGCCTTTTGACTTAACGTAAATCCCTCGAGAATTCGAATAAACAATATCACCACCAAGTTGTATAACATCAGAATTGATTCCAATACCAACTGATTCTATAATTTTAATAGCGTTTACACTTCTAAAGTCGTCATCGACAAGAATTTCATAAAGTCCTTTATACTCATGGCCTACATATATAGTATTGTCGTCAACAACAATATCCTTTGAACTAATATCAAATCCTGCTACTTTATTTCTTTGTATCCATTCACCATTAATATTTTCTAACACATACAACCCAGTGTAATTGCCTTGAATTAAAAGATTGGGTTGATTTACTAAAGGCTGGATATCCCAAGTCCCAGCTTCACCTTCAATTTTGGTAGCAGTAGTACCATTAATAACAAACGTTCCCAAATTGTGAGCGCAAAACAGCGTGCCCTCTATATTCCTTAAATTCCAGACCTGACCATTAGTACCTTCTACAAATTGAAACTGCTCGCTGCCAGGCGGTTTTACATACAAACCTTGATTAGAGCCTAGATACAAATAGTCTTGGTAATAAATCGCATCATAGATAGTT
Protein-coding sequences here:
- a CDS encoding triple tyrosine motif-containing protein, translating into MKVFLFLCCFCCSFLTVQSQELPPIRNFSPAAYGAENQNWMVAQSADRKMYFANNQGLLEYNGEQWNLYPTPNESIMRSVAWHDGRLYSGAYMDFGYWEKQANGTLTYKSIVEDLQVSLMEDEQFWNLVSSESILLIQSLSRIYAFDPLQNTLKMVVEMEGITKLFKVGNQIFFHASDKGLYQIISGEPRLIVSQEAIDGAIIGMSETDVGLSFVTDVNTLYKLEDGIPKIISTNQFSQSVTVYSSVTLPDGGFALGTISNGLLVIDDQGAIEYQINQSNGLSNNTVLSVFLDRDQNLWLGLDNGIDYINVTSTIKTFIDRTGKLGTIYDAIYYQDYLYLGSNQGLYVKPPGSEQFQFVEGTNGQVWNLRNIEGTLFCAHNLGTFVINGTTATKIEGEAGTWDIQPLVNQPNLLIQGNYTGLYVLENINGEWIQRNKVAGFDISSKDIVVDDNTIYVGHEYKGLYEILVDDDFRSVNAIKIIESVGIGINSDVIQLGGDIVYSNSRGIYVKSKGTDKFIRNEFMSSQIDSNGYTSGKMIKTKEDSFWMFSDKSLTQFSKEPINDSYESSNIFIPHYNRSETKGYESLIQLPNQNYLISTSQGYLILEGKDLIENNNEIRISKVLVKSRKREDRLLQLQEPNSLQPSTSTIEFFFYTTDYDVFSDLKYQYILEGNNDDNWSQPFEKGSVLFENLGYGDYNFRIRAVINGIEAEDESSFQFTINPPFYLSKVAIVIYVFLIIGLVFLLSRIFRWYYNRKRDYELEKQRQQMELDLLQSQKDIAELKNKQLNSDIESRNRDLAIKTMAMIRKNESLNQLRGELEALPTTNESKSLKKMLDKNLNSKQDWIAFEEAFNNADKNFFKKIKDKHPNLTSGDLRLCVYLRLNLTSKEIAPLLNISPRSVEIKRYRLRKKMDLSREESLTSYIVEI